Below is a genomic region from Candidatus Woesearchaeota archaeon.
CCGGTTAGGTTAGACTCAGGATATTCCCTGACAGGATTAAAACTTGGTCTGCACCAATACATAGAACCATCAACGTCTAAAGTTTCTTTTCCAAATTGAACTTTATCAACGGTTATTTTTGAACCTTGAATCATACTGTATAAGAATTCTCCAAAACTTTTTGCAATTACTTTTGTCTCTCCATCTTCATGAAAAGTGTCAAGTATGTCTCTTCTATTGCCATCTTTTGCTCCTGAGGGAGTTTGCAGATTTATCGATATGGGATTCCCATTTTCATCAGCTATAGGGTAGATTTTATCGTGCTTTCTTTCTCTTCCCGCAGCATCAACAAACTCAAGAGTGTGCCTTTTAAGGTCATTAAGCCCATAAAATTCCAACCCAAACAATTTACCGCCATTTGAATACTTTAAGATGGCCTTGTAATCTTCGGGAAGTGTGACTCCATATTCTTTCTCAAAATCTTGGATTTTAGAATCAGATGCGCCCTTATTGAGAATAATATCTGCTCTTTCTTTACTTAACTTTGTTATTTCCACCAATACATCATCTATTGAAACTTTGTGGTATAAATCAGTTTTTGCCATTCGTCTATAGACGAACCCGCTAGTATTTAAATCTTTCTCTTTTTTACAACTTTAGAGTAATAAAACTAAACCTCAATCCTCAAATTCGGGTTTTTCTTCAAACAGTAAGCTTTCAGATTTTCAAGAAACTCTTTAGAGGGCGATTTGATGTTCTCAAATTTTGGATCAGCAGTCTTCTCATCCGAGCTGAACTGCTGCAATCTCCACATGCAGTTGATGTCTTTTATTTCATCTCCAATTCGCGCAATATCCTCTTTTTTATAGATAAGCGAAGGCACAATTGTTGTTCTTATCTCAACATCAACCTTCGATTCGCTCTCCTTCAGGATCCTCAGGGTTTTCCTGATGCTTTCAATTATTTCTTTTGTTTTTTTAAAAAAAGTATTTGATCTTGTTGCATTTTCAAATATGCTTTCAATCAAAGGGGCTTTAAGATCTAATTTTATCGCATCAACCAATTTTTTATTGATTAATTCTGCCATAACATCCGGATTGCTTCCATTGGTTTCGAGGATAATTTTTTTATTTGATTTTTTGCAAAAAGACATTAATTCAGTTAAAACATCTTTCTGCAGGCACGGCTCTCCGCCTGAAAAAACAACATAGCCCGCTTTATTTTCCTTAATGTCTTTTTTTATGATTTTCAAGTCATTCAGAAACTTTTTGTCAAAATTTATCAATTCAGATTTATTGCAGAACGGGCATTTAAAATCGCAGCCTGCAAAATTAACAGTGCAGAGATCCTTCTTAGCAACTATATCGCTGATGTACCCCTCCATGGCATATAGAAATAGCTGTTTGTTTTTATAATTTATTGTTTTTCTGTTTTAATTCGTTCTTTATTTTCTCAGGAATATTCAGCAAAAACACAGCCTTTATTCACTTGGTAAAACATCATCTTTAAATATAAGATAAAAAACACAAATATGATGCAAGATATTTTTAAAGAAGGATTAAAGGATGGGGCATATATAGGCATCTTGGGCGGATTATTAGCAATGACTATCACAGCATTGCTTAGAAACCCTGATGAATTTAATAATTTAGAGTTGATTCTAAGCTCACTTAAAACAATCACTTGCACAACAATAGCTGGCTCTGCTGGAGGATATACTGGAACAGCAATAGGTTATTATAGCGATAAACTTGCTGAACACACAAATAAGCTTACTCAGAGATACAGGCAAAATAATTTAAATGCAGATGTTAATCATTTATTTTGAAATCAATTATTCTTCAGTTGTTTTCTTAATGTCATCTTTCTTTTTGCCAAAAAACCCTTCTAATGTCTTATTGCTCACTATTGTCTTGTAGCTTATCTTTTTTGCCTTTTCTTTGTCCTTCATTAAAATCACCTCTTTTTACAGCCCTGTGCTTCCGAATCCTTTCTCATTCCTTGCTGTCTCATCCAATGCTTCAGCTTCTTCAAGTTCAGCCTTTTCAACTTTCTGCACAAGCATCTGGGCTATCTTCATTCCCTTTTTAATCATAAAATCTTCCTTGCCAAGATTAACCATTACAACCTTTACCTCGCCCCTGTAAGAAGAGTCAATAACTCCGCCTTTTGTCTTAATGCCGTGGTTCAGAGCAATTCCGCTCTTGTCCCACACTAATCCGACATAGCCATTTGGAATGGCAATCTGCACTCCTGTCTTGATCGCAGCCCTTTCGCATACTTTCAGAATAAAATCCTCATCAGAGTAAAGATCCAGCCCGGCATCCCCTTCAT
It encodes:
- the dut gene encoding dUTP diphosphatase; the encoded protein is MKIKIKKLSKDAKLPSYAHEGDAGLDLYSDEDFILKVCERAAIKTGVQIAIPNGYVGLVWDKSGIALNHGIKTKGGVIDSSYRGEVKVVMVNLGKEDFMIKKGMKIAQMLVQKVEKAELEEAEALDETARNEKGFGSTGL
- a CDS encoding SMI1/KNR4 family protein; this translates as MAKTDLYHKVSIDDVLVEITKLSKERADIILNKGASDSKIQDFEKEYGVTLPEDYKAILKYSNGGKLFGLEFYGLNDLKRHTLEFVDAAGRERKHDKIYPIADENGNPISINLQTPSGAKDGNRRDILDTFHEDGETKVIAKSFGEFLYSMIQGSKITVDKVQFGKETLDVDGSMYWCRPSFNPVREYPESNLTGPLYDL
- a CDS encoding radical SAM protein — protein: MEGYISDIVAKKDLCTVNFAGCDFKCPFCNKSELINFDKKFLNDLKIIKKDIKENKAGYVVFSGGEPCLQKDVLTELMSFCKKSNKKIILETNGSNPDVMAELINKKLVDAIKLDLKAPLIESIFENATRSNTFFKKTKEIIESIRKTLRILKESESKVDVEIRTTIVPSLIYKKEDIARIGDEIKDINCMWRLQQFSSDEKTADPKFENIKSPSKEFLENLKAYCLKKNPNLRIEV